One part of the Amphiura filiformis chromosome 5, Afil_fr2py, whole genome shotgun sequence genome encodes these proteins:
- the LOC140151778 gene encoding histamine N-methyltransferase-like, producing the protein MAMDTADSLPIVSILDDEDHFSKCFGVFRKRINERDMTNDDWLDVIFTDIGPKVCHSVGQSTKVTLKALGVGSGDGRTEDYFLSHFKDHFAQIHQCLIEPNKLLAEQHKKNIQQTNWKEVIYDWREQTLEEYMEGVKELEKGVKYHFISAIHSLYHMTNPEESLEFLYDQLEENGILLFALASEKSTSGRIGPGIPSQYSKQVINSSRFALDYFDTRGIPYALHIRDFTLDVSGCLDKDISEEASLLLDFLTHVKDFCKAPLPPGIKDTVFSTLREMLGNSQSQETIHPHHFIVVKRQHDQKLK; encoded by the exons ATGGCAATGGATACTGCTGATTCTTTACCGATAGTTAGTATTCTGGATGATGAAGATCACTTCTCGAAATGTTTCGGTGTATTCCGAAAAAGAATTAATGAGAGAGACATGACGAATGACGATTGGTTGGATGTTATTTTTACTGATATAGGACCGAAGGTTTGTCACAGCGTTGGTCAGTCTACCAAAGTAACACTGAAAGCTTTGGGTGTAGGAAGTGGGGATG GGCGAACAGAAGATTACTTTCTTTCTCACTTCAAAGATCATTTTGCACAAATTCACCAATGCTTGATTGAACCAAACAAACTCTTAGCAGAACAGCATAAGAAGAACATACAACAAACTAATTGGAAGGAGGTTATATACGACTGGAGAGAGCAGACATTAGAAGAATATATGGAGGGTGTGAAAGAGTTGGAGAAAGGTGTGAAATACCACTTTATCAGCGCTATTCACAGCCTGTATCATATGACTAATCCAGAGGAGTCACTTGAATTTTTGTACGATCAACTCGAAGAAAATGGGATTCTTTTATTTGCGTTGGCGTCAG AAAAGAGTACCTCTGGTCGCATTGGACCTGGGATACCTTCTCAATACAGCAAACAAGTTATTAATTCGTCTCGATTTGCTCTTGACTACTTCGATACCAGAGGTATACCGTATGCTCTTCACATCCGTGACTTTACCTTAGACGTAAGTGGATGCCTTGATAAAGACATCTCAGAGGAAGCCTCCCTACTTCTTGATTTCCTTACCCATGTCAAAGATTTCTGTAAAGCACCCTTACCACCAGGGATTAAGGACACCGTGTTTTCAACTTTACGTGAAATGCTGGGAAATTCACAATCACAGGAAACGATACATCCACACCATTTTATAGTAGTAAAACGTCAACATGATCAGAAATTAAAATAA
- the LOC140152443 gene encoding gamma-butyrobetaine dioxygenase-like: protein MAIVLASIDRNETSRMYHITLSDKSVLRFPYVWLRDNCRCADCFDPSSRYRTCRVIKLDADIIPVSEEIANDGKTLQIKWPELHTSCFPVSWLVQMKFSESAPEWIDPFRYPKHLWGAEMKDMIPTFQYDDILNSDQTLYDWLQAMVTYGFSIIKKAPTECNTIDKLGNRVFFLKQTHYGKVSQVISQADYTSLGFTNKSLVLHADMPYMEHSPGIELLHCVQQSAIGGDNQFTDVFNCAEKLKQSHPEYYKILTMLLVDFTDWGVPKDKDKVTHNYDDHHFRSRKPTLELLPDGRLKAINHSDLTRAPYFRVPVDQVQLWYKAYTSLNALMNSPENMIQVKLDSGEIACFDNQRLAHGRTAYKIAEAGKSRHMESGYIDWDQATSRMRVIRERQGEDPV from the exons ATGGCCATAGTGCTTGCTTCCATCGACCGCAATGAAACTAGTCGTATGTACCACATTACGCTAAGTGACAAATCTGTTCTTAGATTTCCATACGTATGGCTTCGAGACAATTGTCGGTGTGCTGATTGCTTTGATCCGAGTTCTAGATACAGGACCTGTCGTGTGATTAAACTCGATGCTGATATTATACCAGTATCAGAGGAGATCGCCAATGACGGGAAAACGCTGCAAATAAAATGGCCTGAACTGCATACCAGTTGTTTTCCAGTGTCTTGGTTGGTCCAGATGAAGTTCTCCGAAAGCGCCCCAGAGTGGATTGACCCGTTTAGATACCCTAAACATCTATGGGGAGCCGAGATGAAGGATATGATTCCAACCTTCCAATATGATGATATTCTGAATTCCGATCAGACCTTGTATGATTGGTTGCAAGCAATGGTAACTTACGGGTTTTCAATCATCAAGAAAGCACCTACTGAATGCAATACCATCGACAAGCTGGGTAATCGGGTGTTCTTCCTCAAACAAACACATTATGG CAAGGTTTCTCAGGTGATCTCTCAGGCCGACTATACCAGCCTCGGATTCACAAATAAATCTCTTGTTCTGCACGCAGATATGCCGTATATGGAACACTCACCAGGG ATCGAACTCCTGCACTGCGTCCAACAAAGTGCAATAGGTGGTGACAATCAATTCACAGATGTCTTCAACTGCGCTGaaaaactgaaacaaagccaccCAGAATATTACAAAATCCTAACGATGTTATTGGTTGATTTCACGGACTGGGGTGTACCAAAAGACAAAGATAAGGTAACCCACAACTATGATGACCATCATTTCAGATCCAGAAAACCGACTCTTGA ATTGTTGCCAGATGGGCGGTTGAAGGCAATTAACCACAGTGACTTAACACGAGCTCCTTACTTCAGAGTTCCAGTAGATCAAGTTCAGCTGTGGTACAAGGCTTATACATCATTGAATGCTCTCATGAACAGCCCAGAAAACATGATACAAGTAAAACTTGATTCTG GTGAGATTGCCTGTTTCGACAACCAGCGTCTTGCCCATGGACGCACAGCTTACAAGATAGCTGAGGCTGGTAAAAGTAGGCACATGGAATCGGGATACATCGACTGGGATCAGGCAACTTCAAGAATGCGAGTTATCAGGGAGAGGCAAGGAGAAGACCCCGTCTAA